In one Sporomusa sphaeroides DSM 2875 genomic region, the following are encoded:
- a CDS encoding DivIVA domain-containing protein, whose translation MLTPLEIHNKEFKRGFRGYNEEEVDEFLDRVIKDYETLYRDNMDLKETIDRLNSKLEHYQHMENTLHSTLVIAQETAEEVKLNAKKETELIIKEAEIRAQKLVDEAISKVRKLTGESEELQKQSQIFRTRLRTLLQAQMEMLNSAEEDEN comes from the coding sequence ATGCTTACACCGTTGGAAATCCATAACAAAGAGTTTAAACGCGGCTTTCGCGGCTATAATGAAGAAGAAGTAGATGAGTTTCTTGACAGGGTAATAAAAGATTACGAAACATTGTACCGTGATAACATGGATTTGAAAGAAACCATTGATCGCCTTAACAGCAAACTTGAACATTATCAGCATATGGAGAACACTCTTCACAGCACCCTGGTCATTGCCCAGGAAACTGCTGAAGAAGTCAAGCTCAATGCTAAAAAAGAAACTGAACTTATAATTAAAGAAGCTGAGATTCGTGCACAAAAACTGGTTGATGAGGCCATTAGCAAAGTTCGCAAACTAACTGGCGAATCGGAAGAACTGCAAAAACAATCGCAGATTTTCCGTACCAGGCTGCGTACCCTGCTGCAGGCCCAGATGGAAATGCTCAATAGTGCTGAAGAAGATGAAAACTAG
- a CDS encoding NAD(P)/FAD-dependent oxidoreductase encodes MIKHADIIIIGGGVVGCSIAYNLAKAGAGQVVVLERGYLASGATGRCGAGVRMQWGTETNCLLARESVKILENLPAMLEIEDDIEFKQGGYLLLAYTSKMVEQFKKNLQLQASLAIPACWVSPEQAKEIVPYLNIQGLLGATFCPKDGHANPFKVTSLYAKAAARLGVKFYTYTEVTGLTVKAGKVSTVHTDKGDIATNTVINAAGGYAKTIGRMAGIELPIFPERHEILVTEPVAPLQIPMVMSFYHNLYCQQTPHGSFIMGIGHPDEPESFNTQASWRFLTEMAERITTILPPLAKLNVIRQWAGLYDMCPDRTPILGEDSNVQGFYTAAGFSGHGFMIAPMVGKLIAQTIMGLPTDIPINAFSADRFVRGQLYVEPSVV; translated from the coding sequence ATGATTAAACACGCAGATATCATCATTATCGGCGGTGGCGTTGTTGGCTGTTCCATAGCCTATAATCTGGCTAAAGCCGGAGCCGGGCAGGTTGTTGTGCTTGAGCGCGGCTACCTTGCCAGCGGTGCTACCGGGCGCTGCGGCGCCGGCGTCCGGATGCAGTGGGGTACTGAAACCAATTGCCTGCTGGCACGCGAAAGTGTCAAAATCCTGGAAAACCTGCCGGCGATGCTGGAAATAGAAGATGATATTGAATTTAAACAGGGCGGCTATCTTTTGCTTGCTTATACCAGCAAAATGGTAGAACAATTCAAAAAAAATCTTCAGCTACAAGCTTCTCTTGCTATTCCGGCCTGCTGGGTATCGCCGGAACAAGCCAAAGAGATTGTGCCCTATCTAAATATTCAAGGACTGCTTGGCGCTACTTTCTGTCCCAAGGACGGGCATGCCAACCCGTTCAAGGTTACCAGTCTGTACGCCAAGGCTGCCGCGCGACTGGGGGTTAAATTTTATACCTATACCGAAGTCACCGGACTAACGGTCAAAGCCGGTAAAGTGAGTACCGTCCATACCGACAAAGGTGATATTGCTACCAATACGGTGATTAATGCAGCCGGTGGTTATGCCAAAACCATAGGTCGCATGGCCGGGATCGAGCTGCCTATTTTTCCGGAGCGCCATGAAATACTGGTTACCGAGCCGGTTGCTCCTCTGCAAATACCCATGGTAATGTCCTTTTATCACAACCTCTACTGTCAGCAAACACCTCATGGCAGTTTCATTATGGGTATTGGGCATCCGGATGAACCGGAAAGCTTTAATACTCAGGCAAGCTGGCGCTTTTTGACCGAAATGGCGGAGCGCATCACTACCATTCTGCCGCCGCTGGCTAAGCTCAATGTCATCAGGCAATGGGCAGGTCTTTATGATATGTGTCCGGACCGAACGCCTATCCTGGGAGAGGATTCAAATGTGCAGGGGTTCTATACTGCCGCCGGTTTTAGTGGTCACGGTTTCATGATCGCTCCGATGGTAGGTAAGCTGATAGCCCAAACTATTATGGGTTTGCCTACCGATATTCCCATTAATGCCTTCAGTGCCGACCGATTTGTTCGTGGTCAACTATATGTCGAACCTTCCGTTGTCTGA
- the ileS gene encoding isoleucine--tRNA ligase, producing the protein MDYSKTLNLPQTDFPMRANLPEREPEMLEYWRKEQIYEKKVTQSKGKTKFILHDGPPYANGNIHIGTALNKILKDIIVKYRSLRGFDAPYVPGWDTHGLPIEHAAIKILGLNRHELDPLELRRECKQYAFKCLDLQREDFKRLGVAGDWENPYVTLYPEYEAKQIEVFGEMAKKGHIYKGLKSVYWCISCETALAEAEIEYAEKKSHSIYVKFPLIDDKGNLPVGVSSEQVYAVIWTTTPWTIPANVAVCVHPEIEYAWVQIGDEIYLLASDLIETVVKSNNLGEYTVLSTMKGAAIEGMVFSHPFFDREAPIILGEHVTLEAGTGCVHTAPGHGQEDFEVGMKYELPVINPVDPAGKFTAEAGQFEGLLVNDANVPVIKELAARSLLLGKSSIKHQYAHCWRCKNPIIYRATEQWFASIDGFRAETLKTIENDVQWIPAWGEDRIRNMVADRNDWCISRQRVWGVPIPIFYCTKCNEHIINDTTIDAVKEIFRKEGSDAWWARTAKKILPDDFACPHCGHNEFRKETDIMDVWFDSGSSHAAVLEQREELQWPADLYLEGSDQHRGWFQSSLLTSVATRGAAPYKGVLTHGFVVDGEGRKMSKSVGNTIYPQEVIKQYGADILRLWVASADYKADIRISNPILKQLAEVYRKIRNTFRYILGNLQDFNPDTDKVNYNQLMEIDRWALMRLEQVRDKVTEAYEEYEFHLLYHTVHNFCAVELSAFYLDILKDRVYTALPGSIERRAAQTAMYEILNTLVVMVAPVLTFTSEEVWQYMPKQQGRPESVQLASWPTARPEYLDAALETKWDKILAMRSEITKALETARRNKVIGHSLDAAVSLYAAGEELTALSAIKDDLATLLIVSDVTLSDQLDQAPGEAYRAENMQMAVAIAPAQGGKCERCWIYSPTVDQDNEHPALCQRCATVVKNM; encoded by the coding sequence TTGGATTACAGCAAAACGCTTAATTTACCGCAAACAGATTTCCCCATGCGCGCCAATCTCCCTGAACGGGAGCCGGAAATGCTGGAGTACTGGCGCAAAGAGCAAATTTATGAAAAAAAGGTTACCCAAAGTAAGGGTAAAACTAAATTTATCCTGCATGATGGCCCGCCATATGCCAATGGCAATATTCATATCGGCACCGCATTAAACAAGATACTGAAGGATATTATTGTCAAATACAGGTCATTGCGCGGTTTCGATGCTCCCTATGTTCCAGGCTGGGATACCCATGGCCTGCCAATTGAACATGCGGCCATCAAAATCCTGGGGTTAAACCGTCACGAACTCGATCCACTGGAGCTGCGCCGGGAGTGCAAGCAATATGCCTTTAAATGCCTGGATCTCCAACGGGAAGATTTCAAACGCCTGGGTGTTGCGGGTGACTGGGAAAATCCTTATGTGACCCTGTACCCTGAATATGAAGCCAAACAAATTGAAGTCTTCGGCGAAATGGCGAAAAAGGGACATATCTACAAAGGCTTAAAATCCGTTTACTGGTGCATTTCCTGTGAAACGGCTCTGGCTGAGGCCGAGATTGAATATGCGGAGAAAAAATCTCATTCGATTTATGTTAAATTCCCGCTTATCGATGACAAAGGCAATTTGCCGGTAGGAGTCAGCAGTGAGCAGGTCTATGCTGTTATCTGGACAACTACTCCATGGACCATACCTGCCAATGTGGCTGTTTGTGTTCATCCGGAGATTGAATATGCCTGGGTGCAAATCGGTGATGAAATATATCTGCTGGCCAGTGATTTGATCGAAACAGTTGTCAAGTCTAACAATCTTGGTGAATATACTGTTTTATCAACAATGAAAGGTGCCGCCATTGAAGGCATGGTCTTTAGCCATCCGTTCTTTGACCGTGAAGCACCCATCATCCTGGGAGAGCATGTTACACTTGAGGCAGGTACCGGATGTGTGCATACAGCTCCCGGCCATGGTCAGGAAGACTTTGAGGTTGGCATGAAATACGAATTGCCGGTTATCAACCCAGTTGATCCTGCCGGTAAATTTACTGCTGAAGCAGGTCAGTTTGAAGGTCTGCTGGTGAATGATGCCAATGTGCCTGTTATTAAAGAATTGGCTGCCCGGAGCCTGCTGCTTGGCAAAAGCTCCATAAAACATCAGTATGCACATTGCTGGCGCTGCAAAAATCCTATTATTTACCGTGCTACCGAGCAATGGTTTGCTTCTATTGACGGCTTTCGCGCCGAAACGCTCAAGACCATCGAGAATGATGTTCAGTGGATCCCGGCTTGGGGTGAAGACCGGATTCGTAACATGGTAGCCGACCGCAACGACTGGTGCATTTCGCGGCAGCGTGTATGGGGTGTGCCTATTCCGATTTTTTATTGTACCAAATGTAATGAACATATCATTAATGATACAACCATTGACGCGGTTAAAGAAATCTTCCGTAAGGAAGGCTCTGATGCCTGGTGGGCAAGAACAGCGAAAAAAATACTGCCTGACGATTTTGCCTGCCCTCACTGCGGGCATAATGAATTCCGCAAAGAAACCGATATTATGGATGTATGGTTTGACAGTGGTTCCAGCCATGCTGCAGTATTAGAACAACGCGAAGAATTGCAGTGGCCTGCCGACCTTTATCTGGAAGGCAGCGACCAGCATCGCGGCTGGTTCCAGTCCTCGCTGTTAACCTCGGTAGCTACTCGCGGTGCAGCACCTTATAAGGGAGTATTGACCCATGGCTTTGTTGTCGACGGTGAAGGGCGTAAAATGTCCAAATCTGTTGGCAATACCATTTACCCGCAGGAAGTCATTAAACAATACGGTGCCGATATTCTTCGCCTCTGGGTAGCATCGGCCGATTACAAAGCCGATATCCGCATTTCCAATCCTATTTTGAAGCAATTAGCCGAAGTATACCGCAAAATCCGCAATACTTTCCGTTACATTCTGGGCAACCTGCAGGACTTTAACCCAGATACCGACAAAGTGAATTATAACCAGCTCATGGAGATTGACCGCTGGGCGCTGATGCGGTTGGAGCAAGTGCGGGATAAAGTTACCGAAGCCTATGAAGAGTATGAGTTCCATCTGCTCTACCACACGGTTCATAATTTTTGTGCCGTTGAACTAAGCGCCTTTTATCTTGATATCCTCAAGGACCGCGTTTACACTGCACTTCCCGGTTCCATCGAACGTCGCGCCGCGCAAACGGCTATGTACGAAATCCTCAATACCCTGGTAGTGATGGTTGCTCCGGTACTAACCTTTACCTCGGAAGAAGTATGGCAGTATATGCCTAAACAACAGGGCCGGCCTGAAAGTGTGCAATTAGCTTCCTGGCCAACTGCCCGGCCTGAGTACCTTGATGCAGCCTTAGAGACCAAATGGGATAAAATTCTTGCCATGCGCAGCGAAATTACCAAAGCGTTGGAAACCGCCCGGCGTAACAAAGTAATCGGCCACTCGTTAGATGCTGCGGTTAGTCTTTATGCTGCCGGTGAAGAATTGACGGCACTCTCAGCCATTAAGGATGATTTAGCCACATTGCTTATTGTATCTGATGTAACTTTATCTGATCAGCTTGACCAGGCTCCAGGTGAAGCCTACCGCGCTGAAAACATGCAAATGGCAGTTGCTATAGCTCCGGCGCAAGGAGGCAAATGCGAACGCTGCTGGATTTACAGCCCAACGGTGGACCAGGATAATGAGCATCCGGCTCTTTGTCAACGGTGCGCTACTGTAGTAAAAAATATGTAA
- a CDS encoding cell division protein SepF: MKFMEKVWGSLGLFETADQEDERPKLEETDVKTKQKNSSNVVSLPMTSQNQQQSKQVKVMVVEPFSFDDAQHIADYLKGRKPVVVNLENTDPEISKRMIDFISGTTYALNGQIQRVGNNIFLCAPTNVDVAYSPREDAGDRTLMPWVNK, from the coding sequence ATGAAGTTCATGGAAAAAGTTTGGGGAAGCTTGGGTCTGTTTGAAACAGCCGACCAAGAAGACGAACGCCCAAAATTAGAAGAGACAGATGTTAAAACCAAACAAAAAAATAGCAGCAATGTGGTATCACTGCCAATGACTTCACAGAATCAGCAGCAAAGCAAACAAGTCAAGGTTATGGTGGTTGAGCCCTTTTCTTTCGATGACGCGCAGCATATTGCCGATTATCTCAAAGGCCGCAAGCCGGTGGTTGTCAATCTCGAGAATACAGACCCTGAAATTTCCAAACGGATGATTGATTTCATCAGCGGCACAACCTACGCCCTCAATGGGCAGATCCAAAGAGTCGGCAATAATATATTTCTTTGTGCGCCCACTAATGTTGATGTAGCTTACAGCCCGCGGGAAGATGCCGGTGACCGGACACTTATGCCATGGGTTAACAAATAA
- a CDS encoding RNA-binding protein, translating to MSERDKILRYYRSSGDAELAAKLLDLAEATLKNRKYKVSEILDPYGQSIAETITAHYERLTLEAWGGYAGAERVKVAFVDSDFLDYASSLDFALAVIVIKWDSRYSRLTHRDVLGALTGLGIKREVLGDIIMAGEECYVVADDSMAAYIVQNLAEIGQASVSAAFASFDDIPAKEEKVKEIRATVASLRLDAIAAAGYGMSRTRMADDIVAAKVKINWQEAKSPSQAVKVGDVISMRGRGRVEVVEIPGQTKKGRYSILLRRFI from the coding sequence ATGAGCGAACGGGACAAAATTTTACGGTATTACCGGTCGTCAGGCGATGCCGAGCTGGCGGCAAAACTCCTGGACTTAGCTGAGGCAACGCTCAAAAACCGCAAATATAAAGTAAGCGAAATCCTTGATCCTTATGGGCAAAGTATTGCTGAAACAATAACTGCCCACTATGAGCGGCTGACACTGGAAGCCTGGGGCGGATATGCAGGCGCTGAACGGGTGAAAGTGGCTTTTGTCGATTCCGATTTTCTCGATTATGCCAGTTCACTGGATTTTGCGCTGGCCGTAATTGTAATAAAGTGGGATAGCCGTTACAGCCGCCTGACGCATCGCGATGTACTAGGGGCATTAACAGGGCTGGGAATCAAGCGGGAAGTGCTGGGCGATATTATTATGGCCGGCGAAGAGTGTTATGTAGTGGCTGACGATTCAATGGCCGCCTATATTGTGCAAAATCTGGCAGAGATTGGACAGGCCTCCGTATCTGCAGCCTTTGCTTCGTTTGATGATATTCCTGCAAAAGAGGAAAAAGTAAAAGAAATTCGGGCAACAGTGGCCTCTTTGCGGCTGGATGCCATAGCGGCTGCAGGCTATGGCATGTCGCGAACGCGTATGGCAGATGATATTGTCGCAGCAAAAGTGAAAATTAACTGGCAGGAAGCCAAAAGTCCTTCTCAAGCCGTAAAAGTGGGCGATGTTATCTCCATGCGTGGCCGTGGCCGCGTTGAGGTCGTCGAAATTCCCGGTCAGACCAAAAAAGGACGTTACAGCATTTTACTTAGACGATTTATTTAA
- a CDS encoding YggS family pyridoxal phosphate-dependent enzyme, whose product MSIAQNIAEIKRNIDTTKVKLVAVTKNHSVSAMLEAIAAGITAVGENRVQEMLAKHPDIQAAGKQVEWHLIGHLQTNKVRQAVPLAALIHSVDSQRLAIEIDKTAGKLGKRQDVLLQVNVADEESKFGIELGQALVLAKQISQLEHVRLCGLMTIAPYTENAETVRPVFKEFYQLFSELKALNLTNTDIKWLSMGMTNDYMVAVEEGANLVRIGTGIFGSRQY is encoded by the coding sequence ATGTCTATAGCGCAGAATATTGCTGAAATAAAACGGAATATTGATACAACCAAAGTAAAACTCGTAGCTGTTACCAAAAATCATAGCGTCTCGGCCATGCTGGAAGCAATTGCCGCCGGCATAACGGCAGTGGGGGAAAACCGGGTTCAGGAAATGCTAGCCAAACATCCTGATATTCAGGCCGCAGGCAAGCAGGTCGAGTGGCATCTCATCGGGCATTTGCAAACAAACAAGGTGCGCCAGGCTGTGCCACTGGCAGCTCTTATTCACTCAGTTGACAGCCAGCGTCTGGCCATTGAGATTGATAAAACTGCCGGCAAACTGGGTAAGCGCCAGGATGTGCTGTTACAAGTCAATGTTGCTGATGAGGAAAGTAAGTTTGGCATAGAGTTGGGACAAGCCCTGGTACTGGCCAAACAAATCAGCCAGCTTGAACATGTGAGATTGTGCGGACTTATGACCATCGCGCCTTACACTGAAAACGCCGAAACAGTACGTCCGGTATTTAAAGAATTTTATCAGCTATTCAGTGAATTAAAGGCATTAAACCTGACCAATACCGACATTAAATGGTTATCTATGGGTATGACAAACGACTATATGGTAGCTGTCGAAGAAGGAGCAAACTTGGTACGTATCGGCACTGGAATATTTGGTTCTCGTCAATATTAA
- a CDS encoding (2Fe-2S)-binding protein, with amino-acid sequence MSEPVIICRCEDITLKEIQELITQGAHTLEELKRECRCGMGPCQGRTCMPLIARELAATLKTSIADIAVPVCRPPTAPISLGALALGDDHD; translated from the coding sequence ATGAGTGAACCTGTTATCATTTGTCGCTGTGAAGATATCACTCTTAAAGAAATACAAGAACTTATTACACAAGGAGCCCATACACTGGAAGAACTCAAACGGGAATGCCGTTGCGGCATGGGGCCCTGCCAGGGCCGGACGTGTATGCCCCTCATTGCCCGAGAACTTGCCGCAACCTTAAAAACAAGCATTGCCGATATCGCAGTGCCGGTTTGCCGCCCGCCGACAGCCCCCATATCCTTAGGTGCGCTGGCATTGGGTGATGACCATGATTAA
- the pruA gene encoding L-glutamate gamma-semialdehyde dehydrogenase, producing MPAEFKNEAFINFSLPENTKAMETALARIASQKGGHYPLVIGGEKINTQSFITSANPSDFKEIIGTTASANVDLAEKAVQAALAAFADWQYVSPEERARYLFKAAAIMRRKKFEFSAWLVEEAGKNWAEADADTAEAIDFLEYYAQQMPKFAAGMTVVPSAGEQNECFYIPLGVGLIVPPWNFPLAILTGMTAAAIVTGNTVIMKPASTTPVIAAKLMELWEEVSLPPGVVNFLPGSGGAIGDYLVSHPKIRFINFTGSKEVGLRINKLAAGVSPGQKWIKRVVAEMGGKDAIIVDNEAELEDAANGIVNSAFGFQGQKCSACSRAIIVKDVYEEIVAKVTAKTKALTLGPASDPAVNLGPVIDKNAYDKILEYIEIGRKEGRIVAGGAKGAETGYFIEPTVIADVVPNARIAQEEIFGPVVALIKAEDFEQAIAIANDTEYGLTGAVYSQNRAKLEKARREFHVGNLYLNRKCTGALVGVHPFGGFNMSGTDSKAGGSDYLLLFLQAKSVAEKL from the coding sequence ATGCCAGCAGAATTTAAAAACGAAGCGTTTATTAACTTTTCCTTGCCTGAAAACACAAAAGCAATGGAAACGGCGCTAGCCCGTATTGCCTCACAGAAAGGCGGACACTATCCCTTGGTCATTGGCGGCGAAAAAATTAATACCCAGTCCTTTATTACCTCAGCCAACCCCTCGGATTTTAAAGAAATCATCGGTACTACCGCCAGCGCCAATGTAGATCTGGCCGAAAAGGCCGTCCAAGCCGCCCTTGCTGCCTTTGCCGATTGGCAGTATGTCAGTCCCGAAGAACGCGCCCGTTATTTATTTAAAGCCGCCGCTATCATGCGCCGCAAGAAATTTGAGTTTTCAGCTTGGCTGGTAGAAGAAGCAGGGAAAAATTGGGCCGAGGCAGATGCTGATACCGCCGAAGCCATCGATTTTTTAGAATACTACGCACAGCAAATGCCCAAATTCGCTGCTGGCATGACGGTAGTACCCAGTGCCGGCGAGCAAAATGAATGCTTTTACATTCCGTTAGGTGTCGGACTTATTGTACCACCCTGGAATTTTCCATTGGCCATTTTGACTGGAATGACGGCAGCCGCCATTGTTACCGGCAATACTGTAATCATGAAGCCGGCCAGCACTACGCCGGTTATTGCCGCCAAACTCATGGAGTTATGGGAAGAAGTAAGCCTGCCGCCTGGTGTTGTCAATTTTCTGCCTGGCAGTGGCGGTGCTATCGGTGATTATCTTGTCAGCCATCCTAAAATTCGCTTTATCAACTTCACTGGATCGAAAGAGGTTGGGCTCCGGATTAATAAATTAGCCGCCGGTGTTTCACCGGGACAGAAATGGATTAAACGTGTCGTGGCCGAAATGGGCGGCAAAGATGCTATCATTGTTGACAACGAGGCAGAACTCGAAGACGCTGCCAACGGTATTGTGAACTCAGCCTTTGGCTTTCAGGGACAAAAATGTTCGGCATGCTCCCGGGCCATCATTGTCAAAGATGTGTATGAGGAAATTGTCGCTAAAGTCACTGCCAAAACCAAAGCTTTGACATTAGGCCCAGCCAGTGATCCCGCCGTTAACCTGGGACCAGTCATTGACAAGAATGCCTATGATAAAATTCTTGAATACATAGAAATCGGCAGAAAGGAAGGCCGCATAGTGGCCGGTGGTGCTAAAGGGGCCGAGACGGGCTATTTTATTGAACCCACAGTCATTGCCGATGTCGTGCCCAATGCTCGCATTGCTCAGGAAGAGATCTTCGGTCCGGTTGTTGCCCTTATCAAGGCCGAGGATTTTGAGCAGGCCATTGCCATTGCCAATGACACTGAGTATGGCTTAACCGGGGCTGTATATTCTCAGAACCGTGCCAAACTCGAAAAAGCTCGCCGCGAATTCCATGTCGGCAACCTATATCTTAACCGGAAATGCACCGGCGCACTGGTTGGTGTTCACCCTTTTGGTGGTTTCAATATGTCTGGTACTGATTCAAAGGCTGGCGGAAGCGATTATCTGCTTCTTTTCCTGCAAGCTAAGTCGGTAGCGGAAAAACTGTAA
- a CDS encoding DUF167 domain-containing protein encodes MKTSRTLNVGELDIKELPDGIAFKVRVQPRSSKNAITGMMGDSLKINLTSPPVDGEANAACLAFLATYMGLPKSTVSIIGGHKNRAKIIKITGVDKNIFLNKLSAGI; translated from the coding sequence ATGAAAACTAGTCGCACACTCAATGTGGGTGAGCTTGATATTAAGGAACTACCGGACGGCATCGCCTTTAAGGTGCGTGTCCAGCCGCGTTCCAGCAAAAATGCCATTACCGGCATGATGGGCGATAGTTTAAAAATCAACCTGACTTCGCCACCGGTGGACGGTGAAGCCAATGCTGCCTGTCTGGCTTTTTTGGCAACGTATATGGGTTTGCCTAAAAGCACTGTCAGTATTATTGGCGGACATAAAAACCGTGCAAAAATTATTAAAATTACCGGTGTTGATAAAAATATTTTTTTGAACAAGCTATCTGCCGGTATTTGA
- a CDS encoding ABC transporter substrate-binding protein: MSKFRLKMAGLLTILIMLSGLITGCGDTASKDIKIGVVYELTGNTATFGTAAANGAKLAFKEINAKGGVLGKQIQPVIADNKGEPAESTNAMTKVITQDKVVAVTGFTVSSCGIAGSTVAEVNKTPFVAAATTNPKVTLDEKSGKAKDYVFRACFIDPFQGTVAANFALNSLQVKKAVILIDNSSDYSKGLSQFFKASYTQGGGQVLAEEAYLQKDQDFKAILTKIKALNPELIYLPGYYEEVGKIIKQAREMGITVPFLGGDAWDSPKLAEIAGPAPLNNTHFTNFYSNEDTSPASKAFVEAYKKEYNQVPDSMAAMGYDAAYLLVDAIKRANSTEGAKIREALAATQGFKSVSGDMNFTSTHDAIRSAVIIELKDGKQVYKETVKP; the protein is encoded by the coding sequence ATGAGTAAATTCAGATTGAAAATGGCTGGCTTATTAACAATACTTATCATGTTGTCAGGGCTGATAACCGGGTGTGGTGACACCGCCAGCAAAGACATTAAAATCGGGGTAGTTTACGAACTAACCGGCAACACCGCAACTTTTGGTACGGCTGCAGCTAACGGTGCTAAACTGGCGTTTAAAGAAATTAATGCCAAGGGAGGTGTTCTAGGCAAACAAATCCAGCCGGTTATAGCCGATAACAAGGGCGAACCGGCCGAATCAACCAATGCCATGACCAAAGTCATTACCCAGGATAAAGTAGTGGCAGTAACCGGGTTTACTGTCAGTTCTTGCGGTATTGCGGGATCGACGGTTGCCGAGGTTAATAAAACCCCTTTTGTAGCTGCTGCAACCACTAATCCTAAGGTGACTCTTGACGAAAAGAGCGGTAAAGCCAAAGATTATGTATTCAGGGCTTGTTTTATTGATCCCTTTCAAGGGACAGTGGCAGCCAACTTTGCTCTCAATAGCTTACAGGTAAAAAAAGCCGTTATCTTAATTGATAACTCCAGTGACTATAGCAAAGGCTTGTCCCAGTTCTTTAAAGCTTCCTATACACAAGGCGGCGGACAGGTTCTGGCCGAAGAGGCCTACTTGCAGAAAGACCAGGATTTCAAAGCAATTCTTACCAAAATTAAAGCCCTCAATCCTGAACTTATATATCTTCCCGGATACTACGAGGAGGTAGGCAAGATTATAAAGCAAGCCAGGGAAATGGGTATCACGGTACCGTTTCTGGGCGGTGATGCCTGGGATTCACCTAAATTAGCGGAAATCGCCGGTCCTGCACCTTTGAATAATACTCATTTTACTAATTTTTATTCCAACGAAGATACCAGCCCTGCCTCCAAAGCTTTTGTTGAAGCTTACAAAAAGGAATATAACCAGGTACCTGATTCCATGGCCGCAATGGGCTATGATGCCGCGTATTTGCTGGTTGATGCCATCAAGCGCGCCAACAGTACCGAAGGAGCAAAAATTCGTGAGGCACTGGCTGCAACACAAGGCTTTAAGAGTGTGAGCGGTGACATGAATTTTACTTCTACCCATGACGCAATCAGAAGTGCAGTAATCATTGAGTTAAAAGACGGTAAACAGGTGTATAAAGAAACCGTAAAACCTTAG
- the proC gene encoding pyrroline-5-carboxylate reductase, translating to MLTNKQVGFIGGGAMAEALIRGILEARLVTPSQLTVSDVSKERLDYLRSTFMVSTTHDSQEIAKQSDILFLTVKPQVISSVIESIAPVVAKSTVVVSVAAGITIAAFQGKMPGVPIIRVMPNTPVAVGAGMSAMALGKYVTTTVSEPVAQIFGAVGKVVTVTEDTMDAVTGLSGSGPAYAFVLIDALTDAGVRVGFSRQTAVLLAAQTLMGAAKMVLETGEHPAKLRDMVTSPGGTAITGVHVLEQNGVRAALIDAVVAATNRSREMGRR from the coding sequence ATGCTAACAAATAAACAAGTCGGTTTTATTGGCGGCGGTGCAATGGCGGAAGCGCTTATTCGCGGCATATTAGAGGCCCGGTTAGTAACACCGTCCCAATTAACAGTAAGTGATGTTTCCAAGGAACGTCTGGATTATCTGCGTAGCACTTTTATGGTGTCAACTACTCATGATAGCCAGGAAATAGCTAAACAGTCAGATATATTATTTTTAACAGTTAAACCGCAAGTAATCAGCAGTGTTATTGAAAGTATCGCACCGGTGGTAGCCAAAAGCACTGTGGTAGTATCTGTAGCGGCTGGAATAACGATTGCCGCCTTTCAGGGGAAAATGCCCGGTGTGCCAATAATCCGTGTTATGCCCAATACCCCGGTTGCCGTAGGGGCAGGCATGTCTGCTATGGCGCTGGGGAAATATGTAACAACCACAGTAAGTGAGCCTGTTGCTCAAATATTTGGCGCTGTGGGTAAAGTGGTCACTGTCACTGAAGATACTATGGATGCTGTTACCGGCCTGTCCGGCAGCGGTCCGGCTTACGCGTTTGTTCTGATTGATGCACTGACAGATGCCGGGGTTCGTGTCGGTTTTTCCCGTCAAACGGCAGTGCTGCTTGCTGCCCAGACACTTATGGGCGCTGCCAAGATGGTGCTGGAAACCGGCGAACATCCGGCTAAACTGCGTGATATGGTGACTTCTCCCGGAGGTACTGCCATTACCGGGGTTCATGTATTAGAACAAAATGGTGTGCGTGCCGCGCTCATTGATGCAGTGGTGGCTGCCACTAACCGTTCCCGTGAGATGGGGAGACGGTAA